From Felis catus isolate Fca126 chromosome B4, F.catus_Fca126_mat1.0, whole genome shotgun sequence:
TTTATTAAATAGTGTCCTCTGTAGCATTATTTTAGCTATTGCATATGCCACTTTGACAgtttgttattatcttttttatctaGGTCGAACTGGAAGGTACACTCTTATAGAAAAATGGAGAGATACTGAAAGACACTTAGCGCCTCATGAAAATCCTATCATATCCTTAAACAAATGGGGGCAGTATGCTAGTGATGTACAGCTAATTTTACGTCGAACTGGGCCATCTCTTAGTGAGCGACCCACTTCAGACAGTGTGGCTCGAATTCCTGAAAGAACTTTATACAGGCAGAGTTTGCCCCCTTTAGCCAAACTGAGGCCTCAGATTGACAAATCAATCAAAAGGAGAGAACCtaaaaggaaatcattaacaTTTACAGGAGGTGCCAAAGGATTAATGGACATTTTTGGAAAgggtaaagaaactgaatttaagCAAAAGGTGCTGAATAACTGCAAAACAACAGCAGATGAGTTAAAGAAGCTGATTCGGTTACAGACAGAGAAGCTTCAATCCATTGAGAAAGAGCTAGAATCAAATGAAATCGAAATACAGTTTTGGGAGCAAAAGTATAATTCTAACCTTGAAGAGGAAATTGTCCGCCTGGAGCAAAAGATCAAAAGAAATGATGtagaaattgaagaggaagaatTTTGGGAAAATGAATTGCAGATtgaacaggaaaatgaaaaacagctgAAGGATCAACTTcaagaaataagacagaaaataacagaatGTGAGAGCAAATTAAAGGACTATTTGGCTCAGATCCAGACTATGGAAAGTGGTCTTGAAGCAGAAAAATTACAACGGGAAGTTCAGGAGGCACAAATCAATGAAGAAGAGGTTAAAGGAAAGATTGGTAAGGTCAGAGGAGAAATTGACATTCAAGGCCAACAGAGTCTGAGGCTGGAAAATGGCATTAAAGCTGTAGAGAGATCTCTTGGACAAGCCACCAAACGATTACAGGtaagaacatttttataaaaaggatgTTTCGTctgtttaaaagaattaatatattcttggcattttctttaatgattgTCCATTTTCTCTTATATTGAAAGTTAGAAAGCTATCTTGGCTTATAAGTTTCTTAGAATTTCTGTGACTTACGACAAAGCTAAGATGTGAGACCAAAACAGAGATGAGCGCTAAAGCCACACTGATCCTTGTTCCATGGCAACAGGTTTCTTACTGTGTGTCAGTTGTAACATTAGGTAATTGGATACAGAGAATAGAACCTCGGAGCTGGAATGGACACTAATGATGAGATAGTGAACCTGACCTTCACTCCTTTTAGAGATAAGGAATCCAGTGCAAAAGAGATTACTGCAGATTGGTTTGCCAGGGACTGTGTGGCTAGTTAACTGCTTATCTATTACTTCTCCATTGTTGCTAACCCCATCTTTCTTGAGATGTAAAtagttcccttctctccacattaCTTACTCTCCTTTGCTTTCCtgaggagagggacacagaggttCCTCTCTGATTTTCCACTCTCTGGTTCACAtacaagaatatttatattttgccaTTAGGTGCTGATTACTCAACTTAAATTTCTTAGACACCCgttcttgaaaagaaaatgtgatgatGTTAGGAGAATTACAAAAgaggtattaaaaataaataatagtt
This genomic window contains:
- the RASSF8 gene encoding ras association domain-containing protein 8 isoform X1, with the translated sequence MELKVWVDGVQRIVCGVTEVTTCQEVVIALAQAIGRTGRYTLIEKWRDTERHLAPHENPIISLNKWGQYASDVQLILRRTGPSLSERPTSDSVARIPERTLYRQSLPPLAKLRPQIDKSIKRREPKRKSLTFTGGAKGLMDIFGKGKETEFKQKVLNNCKTTADELKKLIRLQTEKLQSIEKELESNEIEIQFWEQKYNSNLEEEIVRLEQKIKRNDVEIEEEEFWENELQIEQENEKQLKDQLQEIRQKITECESKLKDYLAQIQTMESGLEAEKLQREVQEAQINEEEVKGKIGKVRGEIDIQGQQSLRLENGIKAVERSLGQATKRLQDKEQELEQLTKELRQVNLQQFIQQTGTKVTVLPAEPIEVEASHADIEREAPFQSGSLKRPGSSRQLPSNLRILQNPISSGFNPEGIYV
- the RASSF8 gene encoding ras association domain-containing protein 8 isoform X2; the protein is MELKVWVDGVQRIVCGVTEVTTCQEVVIALAQAIGRTGRYTLIEKWRDTERHLAPHENPIISLNKWGQYASDVQLILRRTGPSLSERPTSDSVARIPERTLYRQSLPPLAKLRPQIDKSIKRREPKRKSLTFTGGAKGLMDIFGKGKETEFKQKVLNNCKTTADELKKLIRLQTEKLQSIEKELESNEIEIQFWEQKYNSNLEEEIVRLEQKIKRNDVEIEEEEFWENELQIEQENEKQLKDQLQEIRQKITECESKLKDYLAQIQTMESGLEAEKLQREVQEAQINEEEVKGKIGKVRGEIDIQGQQSLRLENGIKAVERSLGQATKRLQVHQTDSTWMSPCHFSL